The sequence AGAAAAGGAATTCAAAAGATGTTTATTATCAATGGTTCCCTCCAAATCCAGGAATATATAAAATCGTTGCTCGTTCTCAACTTAACGGAAAGGATGTTTTTTCGAAAACTTTGACAGTTTACGCACAGGTCCCAGAAAACAAAAATTATGCTCAAACTAATATAGAAACTTCAGCTTATGAAACTACAAAAATTGTACTTGGGAATCCTGTCACAATGTATTCAGAGCCTGATGAATCATCTGTGGTAGCTGGAACTATAGATAACGGATCAAAAGTAAAAGTTATTAAAAAGGTTGTAAGTCACAACTCAAAGCTTTATACGTTAAAAGAGGATCTTAGTTTATACACTGATGGGGTATTTATAAGCCTTAAAAAGGGGGAATTATTGAGACTTTACGATTCTTCTGGGGATATTTTTACTTTGATGTATAAAAACGGTGACTCTATTAGTCTTGTGAGACTTCAGAGACAATATCTACAAAGAGTTAATACAGAAGAATGGTACAAAGTTATATATAATGAAAAAGAAGGATGGATAAGTTCTTTCTTTACGAGGTGATGATATGAAGATTGCTATGATTTCACCAATTGCGTGGAGAACTCCTCCAAGGCATTATGGACCCTGGGAACAGGTTACATCATTGCTAACAGAAGGCCTTGTAAAAGAGGGTTTAAATGTAACCTTGTTTGCAACTGCAGATTCTATTACTTCTGCAAAGCTTGTTTCTGTAGTGCCAACAGGCTATGAAGAAGATAAAGAAGCTGACCCAAAGGTCTTAGAGTACCTTCATATCTCTAACGTTTTTGAGATGGCAGACGAATTTGACATAATACATAACCAATTTGACTTTATGCCGCTTTGCTATTCTAGACTTACAAAAACGCCAATGGTTACTACTATACACGGCTTTTCATCTGAAAAAATATTGCCTATTTACAAAAAATATAACAAACACGTTAGTTATGTATCTATTTCAAACTCGGATAGATATCCAAGCCTTGATTATATTTCTACGATATATCACGGAATTGATATTAACAATTTTCCATTTAACCCGGATCCGAGGGATTATCTTTTATTTTTTGGAAGGATGCATCCGGATAAGGGCGCTCATGATGCAATTAAAATAGCAAAATTTTTTAAAATGAAACTTTTTTTGGCAGGTCCTATACAGGATGAGGCTTATTTTAAAGAAAATATACAGCCTCACCTATCAGAAGATATAAAATATTTAGGCAGCGTTGGCCCTGAAAAAAGAGGAGAGTTGCTTTCTAACGCTATATGTTTGCTTCACCCTATATACTTTAATGAACCGTTCGGTTTGAGCGTAATTGAATCATTAGCTTGTGGTACTCCTGTCTTAGCTTATAATAGGGGAAGTATGAAGGAGATACTTGATGAATCAATTGGGATATTGGTTAGCTCTTTTGAGGAGGCAGTAGAGAAGTTTGGGCTTATTTATAAAATAAAAAGAAGTGATTGTAGAAAATATGTGGAAAGAAAGTTTACTTCTCAAAGAATGGTAAGTGAATATATTGAAGTCTATAAAAGGATATTAAATAGCAATCAAGGAGGAATGATACAATGAATTTAGAGTTATATAAAGGTTCTGGAATAGTAAAGAGATATATATTTAATCCTGTTCTTACTAAATATGACGTTCCTTATGAAGTTTCAACAGTTTATAATCCGGCTATTACTATGTATCAAAATAAGTATATATTAATATTTAGAGCAGCTAAGCTTAATGGCAGGTCAATTTTAGGGAAAGCTATTTCTGAAGATGGTCTTAATTTTGAAGTTGAAAGAGAACCATTTATGGTACCTGAAAGCGATGGGTATTTTGGCAGATATGAAAGTGCTGGCATAGAAGACCCACGAATTACTAGAATTGGTGATGAGTACTTTATTACCTATAGCGCTTACTCTGAATATGGGGTAAGGATTGGCCTTGCAAAGACGACCGACTTTAAGAGAGTTGAAAGAATTGCTCTAATTACAAGTGCAGATCATAGAAATATAGTAATTTTCCCTGAGAAATTTGGTACTGACTACGTTAGACTGGATAGACCTCACTCTGATATAATCCCCTGGTCCATCTGGATTTCATATTCAAAGGATCTTATACACTGGGGTAGATCGGAAATTTTGATAAAGCCGAAGCCATATCATTGGGATGAGCTAAAAATTGGTCCGGGTGCACCCCCTATAAAGACAAAGGACGGTTGGCTTAGTATTATTCACGGAGTTTATATGACTATGAGTGGTTCTGTTTATAGATTGGGCGTAGTTTTACACGATTTAGAAGACCCAGGTAAAATTTTGGGTTTATCTGACGAATGGATTCTTGAACCAGAGGATCATTGGGAAAGAGTTGGTTATGTTCCCAACGTTGTGTTCTGTTCAGCTGCTCTGAAGGAAGGCGATTTTATTAGGCTGTGGTGGGGAGCTGCTGATAGCGTAGTGTGTACAGGAATCGCAAGAGTGGACGAACTTGTAGAAAAGTGTCTAAAAAATAAAAGAAAACCCTTATAACAATTTATCTTTCTATTTTATAATGTTATAAAAAGCATCTCTTTGGGCACTTTCAAAACCAGCTGATTTTATGAGATTTTCTAGTTCTTCTGTGCTTTGAGGCTTGTGGTTTTGTCCCATTGCGCTTGCAACCACGTTTTCTTCAAGCATCACTGAACCTAGATCATTTGCCCCGCAAAGTAGAGCAACTGGCGCTACATCTTTTCCTACTGTAAGCCACGATGCACCTATATTTGGTATATTATCAAAAAAAATTCTTGATAGTGCTACAGTTTTTAAATAATCAATTTTGTTTTCCCATTTTGTTTTACTTTTTGATTTAAAAATCCAGGGGATAAATGCTATGAAGCCTCCAGTTTCATCTTGTAGATCTCTTACTTTTTTAAGATGTTGCAATCTATCATCAATCGTTTCGCCGAAGCCTATTACCATGGTAGCAGTACTCATTAAACCTGAATAGTGAGCAATTCTATGAATGTGTAGCCATGTAGAAGACGAGATCTTTTTTGGGCTAATTGTTTGCCTAATTTTGTCGACCAATATTTCTGCTCCAGCTCCAGGGAGCCCCTGAAGTCCAGCATCCTTTAATTTTTCTATTACTTCCTTATAAGAGATACGTTCAATTTTTGAAAAATGATCTATTTCTGCAGCTGATAGTGAATGAAGCACTAAATTGGGATATTTTTTTTTAATGTGTTTGAATATTTCTATTATATCTATAAGCCTAAACTCTGGGTCCAGTCCACCTTGAAGCATAATTTGTGTTGCATTAAGCTTTACAGCTTCGTCTACTCGTTTATAAATTTCAGCCTTAGAAAGCCTGATAGAATTTTTACTTCCTACAGGTACGCTAAAATAGCAGAATTTACAGTTTGAAGTACAAACGTTACTATAATTTATATTTCTATCTATAATATAAGTTACTTTTTTGTGTCCGAACTCAGCCCTTGTTTTGTCAGCCAATTTTGCAAGCTCAAATAATGGCAAATCGAAAAGTTTTTTTGCCTGTGGTATGCTTATTCTATTTTTTATCATGTGCACCTCTTAAAATTTATTAATAATTTAAGCTTTTTATTAATTTTTCTAATTCAAATAGTCCCTTCAAGTCATTCGTGTCAAGGATATATGACAAATTTGAATAATATTCATTTGCGGATGTCTTTTTATATTTCCAATCTAAATTATTTTTTTCTATTTCGGCGAACTTTAAAGCAAGCGAATAGGTTTTAATAAAGTCTAATAAAAGATCGTTTCTAATTTCTTTTCGCGCGGCAAGCAGCGAAAAAACAGTGGGCAAATTAGTTTGTTGTTTCCAGAGTTCTGACACGTCGTATACGAAACTATTATTTTTATTATCCATAAAGCTTAAGGCATCGTCACCAATAATTACCTGAGCGCAGAAGTTACTTGAATTCTTAGAGAAAATAGGATTGATTCTATAAAATTTTCTAAGTATACATATTACCATGCTATTGATAGTATTTGAGGTGTTCGATAACCTTATTATCTTTTTGTCAAGATTTTCAATTGGTTCGTTTGAGACAAGAAAGGTGCTAAGAACTGGTCCGTAGCAAGAAAGACCAAATGGTAAAATTGGTTTGAGCAAATCCTGATTGTTAATCCAGGTAACTGAAGATATTGTTGCAACGTCTAGTTTATCGTTTAATAACATATCGTTTAGGGTTGCGGGATCTGACAGGAAAAATTTATAACCAATTTTTTCAAGTCCCAGTTTCACCGGCAAAAAATTGTAAAACTTTATCAAACCAAACCTTAAAAAATTTTCATTAGTTTTCATTTTTTTGTCTCCCGATTTTTCTAAGATAAACAAACAATTTTTATCCTATCTTTTCGTAAAGAGAATTTCTTTCGAAAGGAACGAGACCAATATTCGTTATCATATCCTTTAGGCTTTCAGCCGATAATCCTCCTGGTTCTGGAGATCCTCCTTCGTGCATAATTTTCTCGTCTACTAAAGTGCCTTCAAGATCATCTGCGCCAGTCCAGAGCGCCATGAGCGCGCAATCTTGTCCTATTGATGGCCAATATGCTTTTATGTGAGGAATTGACAAAACTAAGCGCGAAATTGCAATTGTTTTAAGGGTTTTAATACTTGTTGCTGGTTTTATATGTCTAAATTTTGTGTTTAAAGGTTGAAATTTCAATGGGATAAAGGCCTGGAAGCCTCCTGTTTTTTGCTGTAGATCTTCTAAAAGATTCAGGTGTTCCAATATATCGTCAAAAGTTTCAAAATGGCCATATAACATAGTAGCATTTGATTTTAATCCAATTTTGTGGGCAATTTCATGAATTTTGAGCCACATTTCTGGCGAGGTCTTCTTAGTTAGAAGCTTTGTTCTCATAGAATCTTTTAATATTTCTGCTCCCCCACCTGTAAGGGATACGCTGCCGTGGTTTAAGAGATCTTCAATTATGCTTTCTATTGGTTTGTTCTCTTCCTTTGCGTAGAACTCAACTTCTACTGCCGTAAGAGATTTTATTGTAGCTTTTGGAAGCGTCTTTCTAATTGAATCTAGGATTTTAAGGACTTCATTCCACTTCAAATCTGGATTAAGACCTGAAGTAATATGAACCTCGCTTAACCATGTTAAACCCTGTAGCTTAGAGGCAACGACCTCTGGCGATAGCTTATATGCATCAAAGTCATCTTTGTTCCTGGCAAAAGGACAAAAGCCGCATCTTTCTACACAAATGTTGGTAAGGTTTAGATGAATATTTTTTGCAAAGAAGACGTTTTTGCCGTATAGAGAGCTTTTCTTTTTATTGGCCTCGTTGAACAAATCTATTGGATTATCTATTAAATTTTTTAAGTCTGATCTATTCATTTAATATGCTCTCCGGTATGTCTGGAATAGAAGGAATTAAAGATTTTTCAAATGCAACCTTATACAATATGTTTAGCGATTTGTACAAACTTTCATGAAATTTAATAGTATAATCGTTTACATACATATTTACAAATTTTTCATTCATTTCAGAATTAAGATCTCTGCCAAATTTCATGGCATGTGTGAGTGCTTCCTCAGGATGTGCTTTCCCCCATTTTATGGATTCTCTTAACAGGTTATTTATCATAATTCTTTCGTTTCTTAAACTTTTATGAATAGCGTTGCCACCTAATGGCAAGGGTAAATTATATTTTTCATACCACCACTCTCCAAGATCTACTATCT comes from Thermodesulfobium acidiphilum and encodes:
- a CDS encoding glycosyltransferase family 4 protein; the encoded protein is MKIAMISPIAWRTPPRHYGPWEQVTSLLTEGLVKEGLNVTLFATADSITSAKLVSVVPTGYEEDKEADPKVLEYLHISNVFEMADEFDIIHNQFDFMPLCYSRLTKTPMVTTIHGFSSEKILPIYKKYNKHVSYVSISNSDRYPSLDYISTIYHGIDINNFPFNPDPRDYLLFFGRMHPDKGAHDAIKIAKFFKMKLFLAGPIQDEAYFKENIQPHLSEDIKYLGSVGPEKRGELLSNAICLLHPIYFNEPFGLSVIESLACGTPVLAYNRGSMKEILDESIGILVSSFEEAVEKFGLIYKIKRSDCRKYVERKFTSQRMVSEYIEVYKRILNSNQGGMIQ
- a CDS encoding radical SAM protein; this encodes MNRSDLKNLIDNPIDLFNEANKKKSSLYGKNVFFAKNIHLNLTNICVERCGFCPFARNKDDFDAYKLSPEVVASKLQGLTWLSEVHITSGLNPDLKWNEVLKILDSIRKTLPKATIKSLTAVEVEFYAKEENKPIESIIEDLLNHGSVSLTGGGAEILKDSMRTKLLTKKTSPEMWLKIHEIAHKIGLKSNATMLYGHFETFDDILEHLNLLEDLQQKTGGFQAFIPLKFQPLNTKFRHIKPATSIKTLKTIAISRLVLSIPHIKAYWPSIGQDCALMALWTGADDLEGTLVDEKIMHEGGSPEPGGLSAESLKDMITNIGLVPFERNSLYEKIG
- a CDS encoding CofH family radical SAM protein, giving the protein MIKNRISIPQAKKLFDLPLFELAKLADKTRAEFGHKKVTYIIDRNINYSNVCTSNCKFCYFSVPVGSKNSIRLSKAEIYKRVDEAVKLNATQIMLQGGLDPEFRLIDIIEIFKHIKKKYPNLVLHSLSAAEIDHFSKIERISYKEVIEKLKDAGLQGLPGAGAEILVDKIRQTISPKKISSSTWLHIHRIAHYSGLMSTATMVIGFGETIDDRLQHLKKVRDLQDETGGFIAFIPWIFKSKSKTKWENKIDYLKTVALSRIFFDNIPNIGASWLTVGKDVAPVALLCGANDLGSVMLEENVVASAMGQNHKPQSTEELENLIKSAGFESAQRDAFYNIIK
- a CDS encoding glycoside hydrolase family 130 protein, encoding MNLELYKGSGIVKRYIFNPVLTKYDVPYEVSTVYNPAITMYQNKYILIFRAAKLNGRSILGKAISEDGLNFEVEREPFMVPESDGYFGRYESAGIEDPRITRIGDEYFITYSAYSEYGVRIGLAKTTDFKRVERIALITSADHRNIVIFPEKFGTDYVRLDRPHSDIIPWSIWISYSKDLIHWGRSEILIKPKPYHWDELKIGPGAPPIKTKDGWLSIIHGVYMTMSGSVYRLGVVLHDLEDPGKILGLSDEWILEPEDHWERVGYVPNVVFCSAALKEGDFIRLWWGAADSVVCTGIARVDELVEKCLKNKRKPL
- a CDS encoding menaquinone biosynthesis protein; protein product: MKTNENFLRFGLIKFYNFLPVKLGLEKIGYKFFLSDPATLNDMLLNDKLDVATISSVTWINNQDLLKPILPFGLSCYGPVLSTFLVSNEPIENLDKKIIRLSNTSNTINSMVICILRKFYRINPIFSKNSSNFCAQVIIGDDALSFMDNKNNSFVYDVSELWKQQTNLPTVFSLLAARKEIRNDLLLDFIKTYSLALKFAEIEKNNLDWKYKKTSANEYYSNLSYILDTNDLKGLFELEKLIKSLNY